In one window of Posidoniimonas corsicana DNA:
- a CDS encoding dockerin type I repeat-containing protein, translating to MTLGFKFAVVCVAVGASVCSRPARGQYFANNLATLRSLSTTVNNATITLAPGDYWINGDHIANPTSSQPIFLELGGNNNTYNLTGANLKLDTRKLDGFGRALGHDSGVRVVKISGAGNTVNDLSLTGYDLDLDTDPGAQRYADWAAVYVQLTGVDNRVQGANVLSRGSSPYGLGDAFGKGARQFPQGEPPGQVPGEPEGVVGLPWVGHNKTSAFNVFEATNAVVDDMQLDVKTYGHGFFVQKSRNTTLTNSTVTGELVPSSNVINHPKYQEYGFTSHGNEIPDDIMISANEGGVRLYGSINGVPTVGFTAENVVVTNMRTGFATALGFTDLDNGLGITLNNVEAYGTETAFGLGSLTTVTNAKADIVNGPAIHIPQNHARDTTIELELVGEAPVGVDWAAAYLNGQRFNVTIDSDLPAGALPADSLVRIGQTFFNNWRDTSHPSGPEDGDPGDFIDSVFVNNTNQTAVLGNLATNNTGSSRAPVITNGKKNSYDGVSVVLSGTHVVLTDALGLGNNGAAADGSLEANASIVEAGGSLEIQPGIRVANEKLTISGHGVDGRGALYSDGQASNGTRFGSSSVSDESTIFLDGNASIGVGVPGHQLLIGGIQGAGNFTKRGPGTLSIEKASTFTGSFTVAEGAVVARSNVVNGNLTVSSGAVLSAIGDKAVNTPGVVFLYGAMDINARTDDNSLTTRTGQIFGPGSILASNPNASEPSSLIVDSQTGLASFTGSIQGAVSLVKSGSGTQALSGHNTYSGSTTVQAGVLQVNGTHTGGENYAVVGGGSLSGNGAVDAAVVVEAGGIVAPGASVGSLTLGEIEFQTGSTLAVELGGLSAGIEHDELAAGAATLGGSLSVSLLESDGALFLPPPDGSFTILTAESLSGSFENADAGDRIGTEGGEGSVIVSYNYVEGAVVLSEFLMTGDFNGDGQIDAADYTVWRDVRGNAVPQYTSADANGDGFVDTKDYAVWRSHFGYAGDASGASNAVPEPLSAVLAASVIAWIMGSTRSATSHQQQCG from the coding sequence ATGACGCTTGGATTCAAGTTCGCGGTAGTATGCGTGGCCGTCGGCGCATCGGTCTGTAGCAGGCCTGCCAGAGGGCAGTACTTTGCCAACAATCTTGCGACGCTACGGTCGCTGTCGACGACTGTCAACAACGCGACCATCACCCTTGCGCCAGGCGACTACTGGATCAACGGCGATCATATCGCCAATCCCACGAGTTCTCAGCCAATCTTCCTGGAGCTAGGGGGCAACAACAACACGTACAATCTGACCGGCGCCAACCTCAAGCTCGACACCCGCAAGCTCGACGGGTTTGGTCGAGCCCTTGGGCACGACAGCGGCGTGCGGGTGGTGAAGATCAGCGGCGCCGGCAACACCGTAAACGACCTCAGCCTCACCGGGTACGACTTGGATCTGGACACGGACCCTGGCGCGCAGCGCTACGCCGATTGGGCGGCGGTCTACGTGCAACTGACCGGCGTGGACAACAGAGTGCAGGGCGCGAACGTGCTCTCTCGCGGTTCGTCGCCCTACGGCCTGGGCGACGCGTTTGGAAAGGGCGCCCGGCAGTTTCCCCAGGGTGAGCCGCCCGGGCAGGTCCCGGGCGAGCCGGAGGGGGTGGTTGGCCTACCCTGGGTGGGCCACAACAAGACCTCGGCGTTCAACGTGTTTGAAGCTACCAACGCGGTCGTTGACGACATGCAACTGGATGTCAAGACCTACGGTCACGGCTTTTTTGTCCAGAAGTCCAGGAACACCACGCTCACCAACAGCACGGTCACCGGCGAGCTGGTCCCCTCCAGCAACGTGATCAACCACCCCAAGTACCAGGAGTACGGGTTCACCTCTCACGGGAATGAGATCCCCGACGACATCATGATCTCCGCCAACGAGGGCGGGGTGCGATTGTATGGATCGATCAACGGCGTACCCACGGTTGGATTCACGGCAGAGAACGTGGTGGTAACCAACATGCGCACCGGCTTCGCTACCGCCTTGGGCTTCACGGACCTGGACAACGGCCTGGGCATTACGCTTAACAACGTCGAGGCCTACGGCACGGAGACGGCCTTCGGCCTCGGTTCGCTCACCACGGTTACAAACGCGAAGGCTGACATCGTGAACGGCCCCGCAATACACATCCCCCAGAACCACGCCCGGGACACGACAATCGAGCTGGAGCTGGTGGGAGAGGCGCCGGTCGGGGTGGACTGGGCCGCCGCCTACCTCAACGGCCAGCGGTTCAATGTGACGATCGACAGTGACCTTCCTGCGGGCGCGCTCCCCGCCGACTCGCTCGTCCGAATTGGTCAAACCTTCTTCAACAACTGGCGGGACACCTCCCACCCAAGCGGACCCGAAGACGGCGACCCGGGTGACTTCATCGACTCCGTATTCGTTAACAACACCAACCAGACGGCGGTGCTAGGCAACCTAGCCACAAACAACACGGGCAGCTCGCGTGCGCCGGTGATTACGAACGGCAAGAAAAACTCCTACGACGGCGTCTCAGTTGTGCTCAGTGGCACTCACGTCGTTCTGACCGACGCTCTTGGGCTTGGCAACAATGGCGCCGCCGCCGACGGATCGCTTGAAGCCAACGCATCGATTGTAGAGGCCGGGGGCAGCCTGGAGATCCAGCCCGGCATCCGGGTTGCGAACGAGAAGCTCACCATTAGCGGCCACGGAGTAGACGGCCGCGGCGCACTGTACTCCGATGGTCAGGCTAGCAATGGCACACGGTTTGGGAGCTCCAGTGTCAGTGACGAGAGCACAATCTTCCTGGATGGGAACGCGTCGATCGGCGTAGGAGTGCCCGGCCATCAGCTTCTGATTGGCGGAATTCAGGGGGCCGGCAACTTCACCAAGCGCGGGCCTGGCACGCTCAGTATCGAGAAGGCGAGCACATTTACTGGCTCGTTTACTGTGGCCGAAGGCGCCGTCGTGGCTCGGTCGAACGTCGTCAACGGAAACCTGACCGTGAGCTCCGGTGCGGTTCTTTCGGCGATCGGGGACAAAGCCGTCAACACCCCGGGCGTCGTGTTTTTGTACGGAGCCATGGATATCAACGCGCGGACCGACGACAACAGCCTGACGACGAGGACTGGCCAGATCTTCGGTCCGGGGAGCATTCTGGCGTCAAACCCGAACGCCAGCGAGCCGAGCTCCTTAATTGTCGATAGCCAGACTGGGTTGGCTTCGTTTACAGGAAGCATCCAGGGAGCGGTCAGCCTGGTGAAGTCCGGCAGTGGAACACAGGCCCTGTCTGGGCACAACACTTACTCGGGATCGACAACCGTCCAGGCGGGTGTCCTTCAGGTTAATGGAACACACACTGGAGGTGAGAACTATGCCGTGGTTGGTGGTGGTTCGCTTTCCGGAAACGGTGCGGTCGACGCCGCCGTGGTCGTTGAGGCTGGCGGCATCGTCGCTCCTGGCGCCAGCGTCGGCAGCCTGACGCTTGGTGAAATTGAGTTCCAAACCGGATCGACGCTGGCGGTTGAACTCGGCGGGCTTTCTGCAGGGATAGAACACGATGAACTCGCGGCCGGAGCGGCAACGCTCGGGGGCAGTCTCAGCGTTTCGCTGCTTGAGTCCGACGGCGCCCTGTTCCTGCCGCCGCCAGATGGTTCTTTCACCATACTCACTGCCGAGTCACTTAGCGGCAGCTTCGAAAACGCCGATGCTGGTGATCGCATCGGGACCGAAGGAGGAGAGGGCTCTGTAATCGTTTCGTACAACTACGTAGAAGGCGCCGTCGTGCTTTCCGAGTTCCTGATGACCGGTGACTTTAACGGAGATGGGCAGATCGATGCCGCCGACTACACGGTCTGGCGGGATGTCAGAGGAAACGCCGTCCCACAGTACACCTCCGCGGACGCCAACGGGGATGGGTTTGTCGACACGAAGGACTACGCCGTTTGGAGATCGCATTTCGGATACGCTGGCGATGCAAGCGGCGCGAGTAATGCGGTTCCTGAACCCCTCTCAGCGGTGCTCGCTGCGTCTGTAATTGCGTGGATCATGGGTTCGACTCGTTCCGCTACTTCGCACCAGCAACAATGTGGCTGA
- a CDS encoding alpha/beta hydrolase — protein MLAAWSSAAIAAPRFPPTPPPDRLVPYKATDGGSLSLHVFAPPGPAPEEGSPAIILFFGGGWKGGDPAQFYPQCRHFASLGFVAMSAEYRVESRHGTTPRECVEDGKSAIRWVRDHAGELNVDPTRIVAGGGSAGGHVAAAAATGTAVDEPGAPATSCRPDALVLFNPVFNNGPGGYGYSRVAAYWRTVSPMHNIDDRTPPTIVFFGSRDKLVPVDQMREYERRMKSRGIRCDLHIYEGQKHGFFNHDSTDSNNNRFYSQTLKEADAFLASLGVVHPADKPNASAVGAGI, from the coding sequence ATGCTTGCGGCGTGGTCGTCGGCCGCGATCGCGGCGCCTCGCTTTCCGCCAACGCCGCCGCCGGACCGCCTCGTTCCTTACAAGGCGACTGACGGTGGCTCGCTCAGCCTGCACGTGTTTGCTCCCCCAGGTCCGGCGCCCGAAGAAGGATCGCCCGCCATCATTCTGTTCTTCGGCGGCGGATGGAAGGGCGGCGACCCGGCCCAGTTCTACCCCCAGTGCAGGCATTTTGCCTCGCTGGGGTTTGTCGCGATGTCGGCTGAGTACCGCGTTGAAAGCCGCCACGGCACAACCCCTCGCGAGTGTGTTGAGGACGGGAAATCGGCTATCCGTTGGGTTCGCGACCATGCGGGCGAGCTGAACGTTGACCCGACCAGGATCGTCGCAGGCGGCGGGTCTGCTGGTGGTCATGTCGCCGCGGCGGCGGCCACTGGAACCGCCGTCGACGAACCCGGCGCCCCGGCTACCAGCTGTCGACCCGATGCATTGGTTCTCTTCAACCCCGTGTTCAACAACGGCCCGGGCGGGTACGGGTACTCACGGGTCGCGGCGTACTGGCGCACGGTATCGCCAATGCACAATATCGACGATAGAACGCCGCCAACGATCGTGTTCTTCGGCAGCAGGGACAAGTTGGTGCCGGTCGACCAGATGCGTGAGTACGAACGACGCATGAAATCTCGCGGCATCCGCTGCGACCTGCACATCTACGAGGGCCAGAAGCACGGCTTCTTCAATCACGACTCCACTGACAGCAACAACAATCGGTTCTACAGCCAGACGCTCAAAGAAGCTGACGCTTTCCTAGCATCCCTTGGCGTAGTTCACCCGGCCGACAAGCCAAACGCGTCTGCCGTCGGGGCAGGTATCTAG
- a CDS encoding sulfatase: MIPSEQLFTRTSYSKVGITLLRGLLVLLILLAAAPGRAAGLATSKAAGKRLNVLFIVADDLRPELGCYGNQAVRSPSIDRLALRSLVFDRAYCQQAVCSPSRTSVMTGTRPDTNRVWDLNTHFRGALPGVVTLPQLFGAHGYATRGLGKIYHGDLQDAPSWTAPAVSAERRPLRKGRRAAGKRPDHRDEHALLTATPEAWAERVTNTDRGPAVRATDDPPNGGGEGRLADEAIESLRELSGQDKPFFLAVGFRKPHLPFSVPASYWQLYDQHAIPLAPNRFLPDGAPRFSLADKNELWKYSGVPDVSDLPEYYARQLKHGYYAAISYMDAQLGRVLTELDALGLRETTIVVLWGDHGWKLGEHSRWCKHSNFEDDARAPLLIATPGLTSGGGHTDALVEFVDIYPTLAELAGIPKPDHLEGISLKPLLECPTMAWKAAAFSQYPRTVSRQRLMGYSMRTDRYRFTRWVARDDPSAVIAVELYDHRTDPQENVNIADDPAHAPLAAQLAEQWLAGWRGALPRRAQGTKGDQ; this comes from the coding sequence ATGATCCCATCTGAGCAGCTATTCACTCGCACCTCTTATTCCAAGGTAGGCATCACCCTTCTGCGGGGCCTGCTGGTCTTACTGATACTGCTGGCGGCCGCGCCCGGCCGTGCCGCGGGTCTGGCGACAAGCAAAGCAGCCGGTAAGCGGCTCAACGTGCTGTTCATTGTCGCCGACGACCTCCGACCCGAGTTGGGCTGTTATGGAAACCAGGCTGTCAGGAGCCCCAGTATCGATCGGTTAGCATTACGCTCTCTGGTCTTCGATCGCGCCTACTGCCAGCAGGCGGTATGTTCGCCGTCACGCACCAGCGTCATGACAGGAACCAGGCCCGACACGAACAGGGTGTGGGACCTCAACACACACTTTCGCGGCGCGCTGCCGGGTGTCGTCACGCTGCCTCAACTGTTTGGCGCCCACGGGTACGCGACGCGTGGGCTCGGCAAGATCTACCATGGCGACCTTCAAGACGCTCCCTCCTGGACCGCCCCAGCTGTTTCTGCAGAACGGAGGCCACTCCGCAAGGGCCGCCGCGCTGCAGGAAAGCGTCCGGATCATCGCGATGAGCACGCCCTGCTGACCGCAACGCCAGAGGCATGGGCCGAACGGGTCACCAACACCGACCGCGGTCCCGCGGTGCGAGCTACCGATGACCCTCCGAATGGAGGCGGAGAAGGGCGGCTGGCGGACGAGGCCATCGAATCTCTCCGCGAGCTAAGCGGGCAAGACAAGCCATTCTTCTTGGCGGTGGGATTCAGAAAGCCCCACCTGCCGTTCAGCGTGCCGGCTTCTTACTGGCAACTCTACGACCAGCACGCGATCCCGCTAGCCCCCAATCGCTTTCTCCCGGATGGCGCGCCCCGATTCAGCTTGGCGGACAAGAACGAGCTTTGGAAGTATAGCGGCGTCCCAGACGTGAGCGATCTTCCGGAGTACTACGCACGGCAGCTCAAGCACGGCTACTACGCCGCCATTAGCTACATGGATGCCCAGTTGGGCCGAGTGCTTACCGAACTGGACGCGTTGGGGTTGCGTGAGACGACGATTGTCGTGCTGTGGGGCGACCATGGCTGGAAGCTTGGCGAGCACAGCCGTTGGTGCAAGCACAGCAACTTCGAGGATGACGCCCGCGCCCCACTGCTGATTGCGACGCCGGGCCTGACTTCGGGTGGCGGGCACACCGACGCCCTGGTCGAGTTCGTCGACATCTACCCAACCCTGGCCGAATTGGCGGGGATCCCAAAGCCGGACCACCTTGAGGGTATCAGCCTCAAGCCCCTGCTGGAGTGTCCGACTATGGCGTGGAAGGCTGCTGCGTTCAGCCAGTACCCACGTACGGTGTCGCGGCAGAGGTTGATGGGATACTCGATGCGGACCGACCGCTATCGTTTCACGCGCTGGGTTGCGCGTGATGATCCCTCGGCTGTCATCGCGGTTGAGCTCTACGATCACCGAACCGACCCGCAAGAGAACGTCAACATCGCGGATGATCCCGCGCACGCACCACTCGCGGCGCAGCTAGCCGAGCAGTGGCTGGCGGGGTGGCGGGGCGCGCTGCCTCGTCGTGCTCAAGGGACGAAGGGGGATCAATGA
- a CDS encoding 3-keto-disaccharide hydrolase: MKHFVLAAALVGLSLGGAVAESRDDSSVQQLFNGKDLSGWNGDPRLWKAKGGVIRGETTKDASAKGNTFLIWEGGEVEDFELKLSYRCNAANNSGIQYRSRHITDDSARNAWVVRGYQHELRNENKLPNVTGFIYDEGGSRKRICLAGEKASWDVDGKHLDRKLLEDAELERLIRVDDWNEVAIIAKGNHIQHYLNGTLILDFTDNHRKLALGKGVLALQLHAGAPMWVEFKNLTLKRLD, encoded by the coding sequence ATGAAGCACTTCGTTCTAGCAGCCGCACTGGTTGGCCTCTCCTTGGGCGGCGCCGTGGCGGAGTCCCGCGACGACTCGAGCGTTCAGCAGCTGTTTAATGGCAAAGACCTTTCCGGCTGGAACGGCGACCCAAGGCTGTGGAAGGCGAAGGGCGGCGTTATCCGTGGGGAGACGACCAAGGACGCCTCCGCCAAGGGCAACACTTTCCTCATCTGGGAAGGGGGCGAGGTTGAAGACTTTGAGCTGAAGCTGTCGTACCGATGCAACGCCGCCAACAACTCAGGCATCCAGTACCGATCGCGACACATCACCGACGACTCCGCACGCAACGCATGGGTGGTGCGAGGCTATCAGCACGAGCTCCGCAACGAGAACAAGCTTCCCAATGTGACGGGCTTCATCTACGACGAGGGCGGGTCACGCAAGCGTATCTGCCTGGCCGGTGAGAAAGCGAGCTGGGACGTCGACGGGAAGCACCTCGATCGCAAGCTGCTTGAGGACGCAGAGCTGGAGCGGCTGATCCGGGTGGACGACTGGAACGAGGTTGCCATCATCGCGAAGGGCAACCACATCCAACACTACCTCAACGGCACGCTAATCCTCGACTTTACGGACAATCATCGTAAGCTGGCGCTCGGCAAAGGCGTGCTGGCCCTTCAGCTCCACGCCGGCGCGCCGATGTGGGTGGAGTTCAAGAACCTCACGCTGAAGCGACTCGACTAG
- a CDS encoding DUF1559 domain-containing protein, whose protein sequence is MVTTSPSSRSSAIRAPGFTLVELLVVIAIIGVLIALLLPAVQSAREAARRMQCTNNLKQMGLAHLNYESARRHFPDGMSLDMKEGCPSEGCRGWTHIHLTLPYYEEGVLEQSFDFDYEGGWLYFFRSLTDAEADAITNSRISALLCPSLTKWQENYGYGYRRDYYGSFGGRGHSEAGGSSRFGSIDPATTTLLGPNGPVADDGILYVNSSTKFSEITDGSSKTFLAGESYHGNVSSAPGYGTCTGGQPSWYQGGSGKPDPSNTSYGRSLRGTINPINYQIECLSRATDNEVPFGSEHTGGCNMLFADGHVEFLVEGIDFDLYQGMSTRATGETIAAD, encoded by the coding sequence ATGGTCACTACAAGCCCCAGTAGCCGTTCGTCCGCAATCAGAGCTCCTGGATTTACCCTCGTCGAGTTGCTGGTTGTCATTGCGATTATCGGAGTGCTAATCGCCCTGCTCCTTCCCGCTGTTCAGTCCGCTCGCGAGGCTGCCCGTCGGATGCAGTGCACTAACAACCTAAAGCAAATGGGGCTTGCCCACCTCAACTACGAGTCCGCTCGCAGGCACTTCCCCGACGGGATGAGTCTCGACATGAAGGAAGGTTGTCCGTCGGAGGGCTGCCGCGGCTGGACGCACATCCATTTAACCCTCCCCTACTACGAGGAGGGGGTGCTGGAGCAGAGCTTCGACTTCGACTACGAAGGCGGATGGCTCTACTTCTTCCGGTCCTTAACCGACGCTGAGGCCGACGCCATTACCAACTCTCGCATCTCGGCGCTGCTGTGCCCGAGCCTTACCAAGTGGCAAGAGAACTACGGTTACGGCTACCGGAGAGACTACTACGGCAGCTTCGGAGGAAGGGGGCACAGCGAGGCCGGCGGCTCTTCGAGGTTCGGCTCGATCGACCCGGCCACAACCACACTCCTGGGTCCTAACGGCCCCGTCGCGGATGACGGCATCCTGTACGTCAACAGCAGCACCAAGTTCTCTGAGATCACCGATGGCTCGTCGAAGACCTTCCTGGCCGGCGAAAGCTACCACGGCAATGTCTCAAGCGCGCCGGGATACGGGACGTGCACCGGGGGCCAGCCAAGCTGGTACCAGGGCGGCTCAGGCAAGCCCGACCCTTCAAACACCAGCTATGGGCGGTCGCTGCGCGGAACCATCAACCCAATCAATTACCAGATCGAGTGCCTGTCTCGCGCGACTGACAACGAAGTCCCGTTCGGCAGCGAGCACACCGGCGGCTGCAATATGCTGTTCGCCGATGGGCACGTCGAGTTCCTGGTCGAGGGAATTGACTTCGACCTCTACCAGGGAATGTCAACCCGTGCCACCGGAGAGACGATAGCCGCCGATTGA
- a CDS encoding sulfatase family protein, translating into MSRQSVTSNIDYAVLLRTVAALLCPLLPSFALAVGQRPNVVVILADDLGYGDVSCLNPERGKIATPSIDRVASEGMSFTDAHSASSVCTPTRYGLLTGRYCWRTRLQTFVLYGYDSPLIVRDRLTVGTLLQEKGYTTACIGKWHLGMGLPKGDASPRITEGPTTRGFHEYFGISASLDMPPFAFIDGDELTEPLTTIKKWQREGAAAEGFEAVDVLPSLAERAVEFIHKQAGSNDPFFLYLPLSSPHTPIVPANQWRGASGVGGYGDFVVQTDAVVGQVVEALDRTGVADETLVIVTSDNGCSKAAGVPRLQSRGHYPSGALRGLKTDIFEGGHRVPFFVRWPGQVASGSRCDQLICLNDLLATLSDMLDAPLPPNAGEDSVSILSALRGDDVAPLREALVHHSINGSFAIRQGDWKLLLCQDSGGVSFPKPGSDDAAGLPMVQLYNLATDLAEEHNVQDEHPQVVQRMRSLLEQYVSRGRSTPGPNQDNDVEIKLVKPPKAKK; encoded by the coding sequence TTGTCTCGACAATCCGTTACATCAAACATCGATTACGCCGTGCTCCTCAGAACAGTAGCCGCACTGCTTTGCCCGCTGCTTCCTTCATTCGCCTTGGCGGTGGGGCAGCGTCCGAATGTCGTAGTCATTCTGGCCGACGATCTTGGGTATGGGGATGTCAGCTGCCTGAATCCGGAACGGGGCAAGATTGCGACCCCTAGTATCGACCGAGTTGCATCCGAAGGGATGTCGTTCACCGACGCACACTCGGCGTCCTCGGTCTGCACGCCCACCCGCTACGGACTTCTCACCGGGCGTTACTGCTGGCGAACTCGATTGCAAACATTCGTCCTCTACGGGTACGACTCCCCCCTTATTGTCCGCGATCGGTTGACCGTCGGGACGCTGCTGCAAGAAAAGGGTTACACCACCGCGTGCATCGGCAAGTGGCATCTTGGCATGGGGTTGCCAAAGGGGGACGCCTCGCCGCGGATTACCGAGGGGCCGACCACCCGCGGCTTCCACGAGTACTTCGGCATCAGCGCGTCGCTCGACATGCCACCGTTCGCATTTATCGACGGTGATGAGCTGACCGAACCATTGACGACCATCAAGAAGTGGCAGCGAGAAGGGGCGGCGGCAGAGGGGTTTGAAGCCGTCGACGTGCTGCCGAGCCTGGCCGAGAGGGCCGTGGAATTCATCCACAAGCAGGCGGGCAGCAACGATCCGTTCTTCCTCTACCTGCCGCTCAGCTCGCCCCATACGCCAATTGTGCCGGCCAATCAGTGGCGGGGGGCAAGCGGCGTTGGCGGCTATGGAGACTTTGTCGTACAAACCGACGCGGTGGTTGGGCAGGTGGTAGAAGCCCTTGACCGTACTGGCGTGGCGGACGAGACGCTCGTCATCGTGACCAGCGATAACGGCTGCTCGAAGGCCGCCGGAGTTCCGAGACTGCAATCACGTGGCCACTACCCGAGCGGCGCCCTCAGGGGCCTAAAGACTGATATCTTTGAGGGCGGCCACCGGGTGCCGTTCTTCGTGCGTTGGCCGGGGCAGGTCGCGAGCGGCAGCCGCTGCGATCAGCTCATCTGCCTCAATGATCTCCTGGCCACCCTCTCGGACATGCTCGACGCTCCGCTGCCTCCCAATGCGGGGGAGGACAGCGTGAGTATTCTCTCAGCGCTGCGAGGCGACGATGTCGCTCCTCTCCGCGAGGCGTTGGTGCACCACTCCATCAATGGATCGTTCGCCATTCGTCAAGGCGATTGGAAGTTGCTGCTGTGCCAGGATTCGGGCGGCGTTAGCTTCCCCAAGCCGGGCAGCGACGACGCGGCCGGATTACCAATGGTGCAGCTCTACAACCTGGCGACCGACCTGGCCGAGGAGCACAACGTTCAAGACGAACACCCTCAGGTGGTCCAGCGGATGCGAAGCTTGCTCGAACAGTACGTATCGCGCGGCCGCAGCACGCCCGGCCCCAACCAGGATAACGACGTCGAAATCAAGCTCGTCAAACCTCCCAAGGCGAAGAAGTAG
- a CDS encoding sulfatase-like hydrolase/transferase, with product MRRVKLAVIAVFSASLAAPDAVGGENPPPNILHIHADDHRPDGLHALGTDALQTPNLDKLVERGTTFSRCYTMGSMVGAVCLPSRTMMLTGRSWLRIPGGKAATDPWDPSMALPSVLSDAGYQTFHVGKSGNEFKAGIKAFQQSIVMDDRGIRKRRGSSERHADAVIRFLGESDQTRPFYVYMAPPVPHDPRVAAPEFMDRYSPDVVLLSEAFMPVHPFNNGEMTVRDERLAPWPRTPRDTRSQLADYYACITGLDHHVGRIVEQLRSTGQLENTIVIFSGDNGLSMGEHGLFGKQNLYEFGGMHCPLVIAGPGVPERQSDAFVYLMDLFPTLCELGGAAVPKGVEGQSLVPLLKGSEPEPRSVLYTAYRDCQRSVRDDRWKLIRYPQINKTQLFDLDDDPRELRNLADDPAYASEVARMTGLLKQEMLQYGDSTPLTTANPRPAEWMPPKTKKPATGDSHVRLHSS from the coding sequence TTGCGCAGAGTCAAACTTGCGGTCATTGCGGTCTTTTCAGCTTCGCTGGCTGCTCCCGATGCCGTAGGTGGCGAGAATCCGCCGCCGAACATCCTGCACATCCACGCCGACGACCATCGCCCCGATGGGCTGCACGCACTTGGTACGGACGCTCTGCAAACACCCAACCTCGACAAACTCGTCGAGCGGGGCACGACGTTCTCCCGCTGCTACACTATGGGGTCGATGGTCGGCGCGGTTTGTCTGCCAAGCCGCACGATGATGCTGACCGGTCGGTCTTGGCTGAGGATCCCTGGGGGTAAGGCGGCCACTGATCCGTGGGACCCGTCCATGGCGCTCCCCAGCGTGCTATCGGACGCCGGCTACCAGACGTTTCATGTGGGCAAGAGTGGGAACGAGTTCAAAGCCGGGATCAAGGCGTTTCAGCAAAGCATCGTTATGGATGACCGCGGAATAAGGAAGCGCCGCGGGTCTAGCGAGCGGCACGCCGACGCGGTGATCCGGTTCCTCGGCGAGTCGGACCAGACGCGTCCCTTCTACGTCTACATGGCGCCACCCGTTCCGCACGACCCGCGAGTGGCTGCGCCTGAGTTCATGGACCGGTACTCACCCGATGTTGTTCTGCTCTCTGAGGCGTTTATGCCGGTCCACCCCTTCAACAACGGCGAGATGACCGTTCGCGACGAGCGCTTGGCTCCCTGGCCGCGGACTCCTCGCGATACGCGGAGCCAGCTCGCGGACTACTACGCTTGCATTACCGGCCTCGACCATCATGTCGGTCGGATCGTCGAGCAGCTCCGCTCGACCGGTCAGCTGGAGAACACGATCGTGATTTTCTCGGGCGACAACGGATTGTCGATGGGAGAACACGGCCTGTTCGGCAAGCAGAACCTCTACGAGTTCGGGGGCATGCACTGCCCATTGGTGATTGCCGGACCAGGAGTCCCCGAACGACAGAGCGACGCTTTCGTTTACCTAATGGATCTGTTCCCAACGCTCTGCGAACTTGGTGGCGCGGCCGTTCCCAAGGGTGTTGAAGGGCAAAGCCTCGTTCCTCTGCTCAAAGGCAGCGAGCCTGAACCGCGTAGCGTCCTCTACACCGCTTACCGGGATTGCCAGCGGTCCGTCAGGGATGACCGGTGGAAGCTGATTCGGTATCCGCAGATCAACAAAACGCAGCTCTTCGACCTCGACGACGATCCGAGGGAACTACGAAACCTGGCAGACGACCCAGCGTACGCTTCTGAGGTCGCCAGGATGACGGGACTGCTCAAGCAGGAGATGCTCCAGTACGGCGATAGCACGCCGTTGACCACCGCGAACCCACGGCCCGCGGAGTGGATGCCACCGAAGACGAAGAAGCCCGCAACCGGTGATTCCCACGTCAGGTTGCATTCGAGTTAG